In Pseudomonadota bacterium, a genomic segment contains:
- the mrdA gene encoding penicillin-binding protein 2, whose product MKAPARKPVRDAVREAAIFRARAQTGFLLVCLVFAVLSGRYFYLQVISHDEFITRAEDNRVKYRALAPNRGLIMDRNGVILADNRPAYRLELIPEQVPELDATLAELGELLEISDADIQRFHKLRKARRSFQAVPLKLRLDEAQVARFAVDRHHFPGVDIVPYQTRVYPLGENLAHVVGYVGQLDADDLRSVDSGRYAATSHIGKIGLEQAYENMLHGEVGREKVETNVQGRILRSLDKAPAQPGHNLYLTIDSTLQQLAMASLGDYTGAIVAIEPGSGEVLAMVSQPGYDPNAFVAGLSVADYQALIQSSRRPLFNRALRGGYEPGSTIKPYMALAGLENGIIELDTTMMSRGYFQLPGQPRRYRDWKRGGHGEVDVVKALEESVNVFFFDLASKMGIDAIHAYLDQFGFGRPTGIDLNGEAKGILPSRAWKRATMGEPWYPGETVIAGIGQGFNVTTPLQLAHASAVLAARGESGQPHLVRHVGFEPAAGDADQPVARPVTRISAARADHIEAVIDGMIAVVHGKRGSARAIAADKPPFVMAGKSGTAQVFGLAQDEEYVEDEVPRHLRDHALFVAFAPADQPSIALAVVVEHGGGGSTVAAPIARQLIDAHLGHGTEEIAAQ is encoded by the coding sequence ATGAAGGCACCGGCCCGCAAACCGGTTCGCGACGCGGTCCGGGAGGCCGCCATATTCCGCGCCCGCGCCCAGACGGGCTTTCTCCTCGTCTGTCTCGTTTTTGCCGTGTTGAGCGGCCGCTATTTTTATCTCCAGGTCATTAGCCACGATGAGTTCATCACTCGGGCCGAAGACAACCGGGTCAAATACCGCGCTCTGGCGCCGAATCGCGGCCTGATCATGGACAGAAATGGCGTGATTCTGGCGGACAACCGACCGGCCTATCGCCTCGAGCTGATTCCGGAACAGGTGCCCGAGCTCGACGCCACGCTGGCCGAACTGGGCGAGCTGCTGGAGATTTCTGACGCCGACATCCAGCGCTTTCACAAGCTGCGTAAGGCCCGTCGCTCCTTCCAGGCCGTCCCGCTCAAGCTGCGGCTGGATGAAGCTCAGGTGGCTCGCTTTGCGGTCGATCGACACCACTTCCCTGGCGTAGACATCGTGCCGTACCAGACGCGCGTTTACCCGCTCGGCGAAAATCTGGCGCACGTGGTTGGCTATGTTGGACAACTGGATGCTGACGATCTTCGGTCCGTGGACAGCGGGCGCTACGCCGCCACGTCCCACATTGGCAAGATCGGCCTCGAGCAGGCTTATGAAAACATGCTGCACGGCGAGGTGGGGCGCGAAAAGGTTGAGACCAACGTTCAGGGCCGAATCCTGCGTTCGCTGGACAAGGCGCCCGCCCAGCCCGGCCACAATCTGTACCTGACGATCGACTCGACGCTACAGCAGCTGGCGATGGCGTCGCTCGGCGACTACACCGGCGCAATCGTTGCGATTGAACCCGGTAGCGGTGAGGTGCTGGCCATGGTCAGCCAGCCGGGCTACGACCCCAACGCGTTTGTCGCCGGCCTGTCGGTGGCCGACTACCAGGCGCTGATCCAGTCCAGCCGGCGTCCGCTGTTCAATCGCGCGCTGCGCGGCGGCTATGAACCCGGCTCCACCATCAAACCCTACATGGCGCTCGCGGGGCTGGAGAACGGCATCATCGAGCTGGATACCACCATGATGTCGCGGGGGTATTTCCAGCTCCCGGGCCAACCCCGCCGCTATCGCGACTGGAAACGGGGCGGGCACGGCGAGGTGGACGTTGTCAAAGCGCTCGAGGAATCGGTCAACGTGTTCTTCTTCGATCTCGCATCGAAGATGGGCATCGATGCGATCCACGCCTATCTCGATCAGTTTGGCTTCGGCCGGCCGACGGGCATCGACCTGAACGGCGAAGCGAAAGGCATCCTGCCGTCGCGCGCCTGGAAGCGGGCGACCATGGGCGAACCGTGGTACCCCGGCGAGACGGTCATCGCCGGCATCGGCCAGGGTTTCAACGTGACGACCCCGCTGCAGCTGGCTCACGCGTCCGCAGTCCTCGCCGCCCGCGGCGAAAGCGGGCAGCCGCACCTGGTGCGCCATGTCGGTTTCGAGCCTGCGGCCGGTGACGCCGACCAGCCGGTGGCCCGCCCGGTCACCCGCATCAGTGCCGCCCGTGCCGACCATATCGAGGCCGTGATCGACGGCATGATCGCGGTGGTGCACGGCAAACGCGGATCCGCTCGGGCGATCGCCGCGGACAAGCCGCCGTTTGTCATGGCCGGCAAAAGCGGCACAGCCCAGGTCTTTGGGCTCGCCCAGGACGAGGAATATGTGGAGGACGAGGTGCCGCGCCACCTTCGAGACCACGCGCTGTTTGTCGCTTTCGCCCCCGCTGATCAGCCCAGTATCGCTCTGGCGGTGGTGGTGGAGCACGGCGGCGGCGGATCGACAGTCGCCGCACCCATCGCGCGGCAGCTGATCGACGCCCACCTGGGGCACGGCACCGAAGAGATCGCCGCGCAGTGA
- the mreD gene encoding rod shape-determining protein MreD, producing the protein MSRRRDSTMVVVLSFLAAMALTVMPLPDGLTWFRPYWVGLTVIYWAIENPSVINLGRAFAIGLLLDLLTGTMAGLHALSLVVIVYIVQQFRLRMRFFPLWQQALAVGAILLNDRVIYAWIQSLSGSGVSSSEILLAPPVAVLVWPWMFLLLDRLRQRYRPR; encoded by the coding sequence ATGAGCCGCCGGCGCGACTCGACGATGGTGGTGGTGCTGAGTTTCCTGGCGGCGATGGCGCTGACCGTCATGCCACTACCCGACGGACTGACCTGGTTTCGGCCCTACTGGGTGGGGCTGACGGTGATCTATTGGGCGATCGAAAACCCGAGCGTCATCAACCTGGGGCGCGCCTTTGCCATCGGGCTGCTGCTGGATCTGCTGACGGGCACCATGGCCGGACTGCACGCGCTGAGCCTGGTGGTGATCGTTTATATCGTCCAGCAGTTCCGCCTGCGGATGCGGTTTTTTCCGCTGTGGCAGCAGGCGCTGGCGGTCGGCGCCATCCTGCTCAACGACCGGGTCATATACGCCTGGATCCAGAGCCTTTCCGGTTCGGGCGTGAGCAGCTCTGAGATCCTGCTGGCGCCGCCGGTCGCCGTGCTGGTCTGGCCCTGGATGTTTCTGCTGCTGGATCGGCTGCGCCAGCGCTATCGGCCCCGATGA
- the mreC gene encoding rod shape-determining protein MreC: protein MVESGHNSDTTSGGSPSGALRLALYAALAVALMVTDHHSRYLREVRGHLTALTYPMLKLVQWPGASGRWLSAQLADRSERDRRVRELEERWLVSQSRINRVAALEAENQRLRQLLGSSPRLGDRVLVAELLDVDLDPFTHRMVVDRGSNDGVFAGQPVADARGIMGQIELTSAISANAVLISDPNHAIPVSINRTGMRTIAYGTGQIDRLELRDVAASADIEPGDLVVTSGLGNRFPTGFPVGTVSRIENQPGAPFRTVSITPLAELDRARQVLLVWPGAEPPAGEEPEQIADGAPTP, encoded by the coding sequence TTGGTTGAAAGCGGCCACAATAGCGACACCACCAGCGGCGGGTCACCGTCGGGCGCGCTGCGCCTTGCGCTCTATGCCGCGCTCGCCGTGGCGCTGATGGTGACCGATCATCACAGTCGCTACCTGCGGGAGGTCCGAGGCCATCTCACCGCCCTTACCTACCCCATGCTGAAGCTGGTGCAATGGCCCGGCGCGAGCGGCCGCTGGCTGAGCGCTCAGCTGGCCGACCGCAGCGAGAGAGACCGCCGCGTACGCGAACTGGAAGAACGCTGGCTGGTCAGCCAGTCCCGCATCAATCGCGTTGCGGCCCTGGAGGCTGAGAACCAGCGGCTGCGTCAGCTGCTCGGCTCCTCGCCCCGCCTGGGTGATCGGGTGCTGGTGGCTGAGCTGCTGGATGTTGATCTGGATCCGTTCACCCACCGCATGGTGGTCGATCGCGGCAGTAACGACGGCGTTTTTGCGGGCCAGCCCGTCGCTGACGCGCGCGGCATCATGGGTCAGATCGAGCTGACCAGCGCCATCAGCGCCAACGCCGTACTGATCTCCGATCCGAACCACGCGATTCCGGTCAGCATCAACCGGACCGGGATGCGCACGATCGCGTATGGCACCGGGCAGATCGACCGGCTGGAGCTGCGGGACGTGGCGGCCAGCGCTGACATTGAGCCCGGAGACCTGGTCGTGACGTCAGGCCTCGGCAACCGATTTCCCACCGGCTTTCCGGTCGGCACGGTTTCCCGCATCGAAAATCAGCCCGGCGCGCCGTTTCGCACCGTCAGCATCACGCCGCTGGCGGAGCTGGATCGTGCTCGGCAGGTGCTGCTGGTTTGGCCAGGCGCTGAGCCACCGGCGGGCGAGGAGCCCGAGCAAATCGCCGACGGGGCACCCACACCATGA
- a CDS encoding rod shape-determining protein, which translates to MFLKRLRGIFSNDLSIDLGTANTLIYVQDQGIVLNEPSVVAIRQDRGRGGAKSVASVGGEAKLMLGRTPGNIVTIRPLKDGVIADFTMTEEMLQHFIRKVHRNRMLHPSPRVLICVPCGSTQVERRAIRESAEGAGAREVFLIEEPMAAAIGAGIPIHEARGSMVLDIGGGTSEVAVLSLNGIVYSASVRIGGDRFDESIINYVRRNYGTLIGEATAERIKVEIGCAYSSSEVRELEVSGRNLAEGVPRVFTINSNEILEALHEPLMGIAGALKTALEQTPPELCADVAERGIVLTGGGALLRDLDRLLMEETGLPVIIAEDPLTCVARGGGRALELMDEHGSDFFAFD; encoded by the coding sequence ATGTTCCTTAAACGCTTACGCGGTATTTTCTCTAACGATCTTTCTATCGATCTGGGCACCGCCAATACCCTTATCTATGTCCAGGATCAGGGTATCGTCCTGAACGAACCCTCCGTGGTGGCGATCCGTCAGGACCGCGGCCGGGGCGGCGCTAAATCGGTTGCCTCAGTCGGCGGCGAAGCCAAGCTCATGCTCGGCCGAACGCCGGGCAACATTGTCACCATCCGGCCGCTGAAAGACGGCGTGATCGCTGACTTCACGATGACGGAGGAGATGCTTCAGCACTTCATCCGCAAAGTCCACCGCAACCGCATGCTGCATCCGAGCCCCCGCGTGCTGATCTGCGTGCCCTGTGGCTCCACCCAGGTGGAGCGCCGGGCCATTCGCGAGTCCGCGGAAGGCGCGGGCGCCCGCGAGGTGTTCCTGATCGAGGAACCCATGGCAGCGGCCATCGGCGCCGGGATCCCGATCCACGAGGCACGGGGCTCGATGGTGCTGGATATTGGCGGCGGCACCTCGGAGGTGGCCGTGCTGTCCCTCAACGGCATCGTCTACTCCGCTTCGGTGCGGATCGGCGGCGATCGGTTCGACGAATCCATCATTAATTATGTGCGTCGGAACTACGGCACCCTGATCGGCGAGGCCACGGCCGAGCGCATCAAGGTCGAAATCGGCTGCGCCTATTCGTCATCTGAGGTGCGGGAGCTCGAGGTATCGGGCCGGAACCTCGCAGAGGGGGTCCCGCGCGTCTTTACCATCAACAGCAACGAAATCCTGGAAGCGCTGCACGAGCCGCTGATGGGCATCGCCGGCGCGCTGAAGACCGCGCTTGAGCAAACGCCGCCAGAGCTTTGCGCGGACGTGGCCGAGCGCGGCATTGTGCTGACCGGCGGTGGCGCGCTGCTGCGCGACCTCGACCGGTTGCTCATGGAAGAAACCGGCCTGCCCGTGATTATCGCCGAGGACCCGCTCACCTGCGTCGCCCGGGGCGGCGGTCGAGCGCTGGAGCTGATGGACGAACACGGCAGCGATTTCTTCGCCTTCGATTAG
- the gatC gene encoding Asp-tRNA(Asn)/Glu-tRNA(Gln) amidotransferase subunit GatC, whose amino-acid sequence MATDSKGDQASIDLETVRKTARLARLEVDEEHLASYQAHFERLLAFVADVTEAPIDDVEPMAHPMDMAQRLRPDAVTEADQRDRLQASAPSAEDGFFLVPRVIE is encoded by the coding sequence GTGGCCACCGACTCAAAGGGTGATCAGGCCTCCATCGATCTGGAAACGGTTCGCAAGACCGCAAGGCTTGCGCGGCTGGAAGTTGACGAGGAACACCTCGCTTCGTATCAGGCGCATTTCGAGCGGTTGCTGGCGTTTGTCGCGGACGTGACCGAGGCGCCGATCGACGATGTCGAGCCGATGGCCCATCCGATGGACATGGCGCAGCGACTGCGGCCTGATGCGGTCACGGAGGCTGATCAGCGCGACCGGCTCCAGGCCTCCGCGCCGAGCGCCGAAGACGGCTTTTTCCTGGTTCCCCGGGTCATCGAGTGA
- the gatA gene encoding Asp-tRNA(Asn)/Glu-tRNA(Gln) amidotransferase subunit GatA, translated as MLRQSVTRLREGLRKGEYSARELVEASLASINQQNPTLNALITVTPESALAAADDADRQLAAGDAPDLCGIPLIHKDNFCTDGVLTTCGARMLANFVPAYDATVTRNAASHGAITVGKANMDEFAMGSSSEHGHFGVVRNPWDHERVPGGSSGGSAAAVAAAMAPLATASDTGGSIRQPAAFCGITGMKPSYGRVSRYGLVAYASSLDQAGVMGVSAEDCAWLLRAISGFDPLDSTCVQRPVEDYPAQLDGTLNGLKIGLPKPYWEGLEPAVADAVHAQADELVKLGAELVEVEMPNASLAVSTYYLIAQAECSSNLSRYDGVRFGHRCEDPKDLQDLYRRSRGEGFCEETQRRILVGTFALSSGYIDAYYGKAMRARRLISDDFTAAFEHCDLMLSPTAPSAAFKIGEKETDPIAMYLADVNTVAVNLAGLPALSTPGPQVSGLPVGGQLIGPYFSEARLLMVAHQLQQATDWHLQVPEAAA; from the coding sequence ATGCTTCGCCAGTCGGTAACGCGCCTGCGTGAGGGGTTGCGTAAGGGGGAGTATTCGGCCCGGGAGCTTGTCGAGGCATCGCTAGCCAGCATCAACCAGCAGAACCCGACGCTGAACGCGCTTATCACGGTCACGCCGGAGAGCGCCCTCGCGGCAGCTGACGACGCCGACCGGCAGCTGGCGGCCGGAGATGCCCCCGACCTGTGCGGCATCCCGCTGATCCACAAAGATAACTTCTGCACCGATGGTGTTTTGACCACCTGCGGCGCCCGGATGCTGGCCAACTTTGTGCCGGCTTACGACGCCACCGTGACCCGCAACGCCGCGAGTCATGGCGCGATTACGGTCGGCAAGGCCAACATGGATGAATTTGCCATGGGCTCGTCGTCGGAGCATGGGCACTTTGGCGTCGTAAGAAACCCCTGGGACCACGAGCGGGTTCCGGGAGGCTCTTCCGGCGGGTCAGCAGCGGCGGTGGCCGCGGCCATGGCGCCCCTCGCCACAGCCAGCGACACCGGTGGATCGATTCGACAGCCGGCCGCATTTTGCGGGATCACGGGAATGAAACCGAGCTATGGCCGGGTGTCCCGCTATGGTTTGGTGGCTTACGCGTCGAGCCTGGACCAGGCCGGCGTCATGGGCGTCAGCGCCGAGGACTGCGCCTGGCTGCTAAGAGCGATCAGCGGCTTTGATCCGCTGGATTCCACCTGCGTGCAGCGTCCGGTCGAAGACTACCCCGCGCAGCTGGATGGCACGCTCAACGGGCTGAAGATCGGCCTGCCCAAACCTTATTGGGAGGGGCTGGAGCCTGCCGTAGCCGATGCCGTCCACGCCCAGGCGGACGAACTGGTGAAGCTGGGCGCGGAGCTGGTGGAGGTGGAGATGCCCAACGCCAGCCTGGCGGTGTCCACTTATTACTTGATCGCGCAGGCCGAGTGCTCCTCCAACCTGTCGCGCTATGACGGCGTGCGCTTCGGACACCGCTGCGAAGATCCCAAAGACCTACAGGATCTCTACCGCCGTTCCCGCGGCGAGGGGTTTTGTGAGGAAACGCAGCGCCGAATCCTGGTTGGCACCTTTGCGCTGTCGTCGGGCTATATCGATGCCTACTACGGCAAAGCTATGCGGGCCCGGCGGCTGATCAGCGATGATTTCACCGCCGCTTTTGAGCACTGCGACCTTATGCTGTCGCCGACCGCCCCCAGCGCAGCGTTTAAGATCGGTGAGAAAGAGACCGACCCCATCGCCATGTACCTGGCGGACGTGAACACGGTGGCCGTGAACCTGGCCGGACTGCCCGCGCTGTCGACGCCCGGCCCGCAGGTCAGCGGCCTGCCGGTGGGCGGCCAGCTCATCGGACCCTATTTCAGCGAAGCCCGTCTACTGATGGTGGCTCATCAGCTTCAGCAAGCCACCGACTGGCACCTGCAGGTACCGGAGGCGGCGGCATGA
- the gatB gene encoding Asp-tRNA(Asn)/Glu-tRNA(Gln) amidotransferase subunit GatB: MSIDQWEAVIGLEIHVQLKTESKIFSGSSIAYGADPNRQASAIDLGMPGTLPVLNAEAVRMAVAFGLSIGAEIAPSCVFARKNYFYPDLPKGYQISQYEAPIVAGGTLDIVADNEARSIRVTRAHLEEDAGKSIHDLFRGHTAIDLNRAGTALLEVVSEPDMHTPAEAVAYMKAMHTLVRSLDLCDGNLQEGSFRCDANVSVRPKGSTTLGTRAEIKNMNSFRFVERAIDHEIHRQVHRLESGKAVVQETRLYDSDKNETRSMRSKEEAEDYRYFPDPDLLPVTVDELLIDEIRVQMPELPKARRARYESELKLGAEEALQLTDDPELVAYFEATLEAGTELPPKRVANWILGELQGALNRADLTMENAPVSPSQLAELLGRIEDGTLSGKLGKQVFEGLFAGEGEVDAIIEARGLRQISDSSAIEAVIDEVIASSPDQVAQYRGGEAKVFNYFVGQVMKATRGQANPGQVQKTLKEKLDS, translated from the coding sequence ATGAGCATCGATCAGTGGGAGGCGGTGATCGGGCTGGAGATTCACGTCCAGCTGAAAACCGAGAGCAAAATTTTCTCCGGGTCGAGCATCGCCTACGGAGCGGACCCCAACCGGCAGGCCAGCGCGATTGATCTCGGCATGCCGGGGACGCTACCCGTGCTCAACGCGGAGGCGGTGCGGATGGCGGTGGCCTTTGGGCTGTCGATCGGGGCGGAGATTGCGCCGAGCTGTGTCTTCGCCCGCAAAAACTATTTCTATCCCGACCTGCCCAAGGGTTATCAGATCAGCCAGTACGAAGCACCGATTGTCGCCGGCGGGACGCTGGACATCGTGGCTGACAATGAAGCCCGCTCGATCCGCGTAACCCGGGCGCATCTTGAGGAGGACGCGGGCAAGTCGATTCATGACCTGTTTCGGGGCCACACCGCCATCGATCTCAATCGGGCCGGCACGGCGCTGCTCGAGGTGGTCTCCGAGCCCGATATGCATACCCCTGCTGAAGCGGTGGCGTACATGAAAGCCATGCACACGCTGGTGCGGAGCCTGGATCTCTGTGACGGCAATCTGCAGGAAGGGTCGTTCCGCTGTGACGCCAACGTGTCGGTGCGCCCGAAAGGCAGCACCACGCTGGGCACCCGCGCTGAGATTAAGAATATGAACTCGTTCCGCTTCGTCGAGCGAGCCATCGATCACGAAATCCATCGTCAGGTGCATCGCCTCGAGTCTGGCAAGGCTGTTGTGCAAGAAACCCGGCTGTATGACTCCGACAAGAACGAGACGCGGTCCATGCGGAGCAAGGAAGAGGCGGAGGACTACCGCTACTTTCCTGACCCCGATCTGCTGCCCGTGACTGTGGATGAGCTGCTCATCGACGAAATCCGGGTGCAGATGCCGGAGCTGCCGAAGGCGCGCCGGGCGCGCTATGAAAGTGAACTCAAGCTGGGCGCGGAGGAGGCGCTGCAGCTCACGGACGACCCGGAGCTGGTCGCCTATTTTGAAGCGACGCTGGAAGCCGGGACCGAGCTGCCGCCCAAGCGAGTTGCCAATTGGATTCTGGGCGAACTGCAGGGCGCGCTGAATCGAGCGGATCTAACGATGGAAAACGCGCCGGTGTCACCGTCGCAGCTGGCTGAGCTGCTGGGCCGGATTGAAGACGGCACGCTGTCCGGCAAACTTGGCAAGCAGGTCTTTGAGGGGCTGTTCGCTGGCGAGGGTGAGGTGGACGCGATCATCGAAGCCCGCGGACTTCGCCAGATCAGCGACAGCAGCGCCATTGAGGCGGTGATCGATGAGGTGATCGCCTCCTCACCAGACCAGGTCGCTCAATACCGCGGCGGCGAGGCCAAAGTTTTTAACTATTTTGTTGGCCAGGTGATGAAGGCCACCCGCGGCCAGGCTAATCCGGGTCAGGTGCAGAAGACCTTAAAAGAGAAGCTGGACAGCTGA
- a CDS encoding carbohydrate kinase family protein, giving the protein MAALICGSLAYDSIMVFEDQFKNHILPEKVHMISVSFLVPQMRRDFGGCAGNIAYNLKLLGGEPVPMAAVGQDFGAYRDHLDAMGISRLHVMQVDEYFTAQAFITTDLDDNQITAFHPGAMAVSHRNRVTDADGIKIGIVAPDGRDAMIQHATDFAEAGIPFFFDPGQAMPLFDGEDLQNFVRQASWVTVNDYEAELVKERTGWSDAEIAEQVEAYIVTKGAEGSDIHVDGKTLHIPAAKPSNIANPTGCGDAYRAGLLYGLERGLDWESTGRIASLMGAIKIENESPQGHHFIMDDFRQRYQEAFGVAMP; this is encoded by the coding sequence ATGGCAGCTCTTATCTGCGGGTCTCTCGCCTACGACTCCATCATGGTGTTCGAGGACCAGTTCAAAAATCACATCCTGCCAGAGAAGGTGCACATGATCAGCGTATCGTTCCTGGTCCCGCAGATGCGCCGCGACTTCGGCGGCTGCGCCGGCAACATTGCGTATAACCTCAAGCTGCTGGGCGGGGAGCCGGTTCCGATGGCGGCCGTGGGCCAGGACTTCGGCGCGTATCGTGACCACCTGGACGCGATGGGCATCAGTCGACTCCACGTCATGCAGGTGGATGAGTATTTCACCGCCCAGGCGTTCATCACGACCGACTTGGACGATAACCAGATCACCGCGTTTCACCCGGGTGCCATGGCGGTCTCACACCGCAACCGCGTGACCGACGCCGACGGCATCAAGATCGGCATCGTGGCGCCGGACGGTCGGGACGCCATGATTCAGCACGCCACCGACTTTGCCGAAGCCGGCATCCCCTTCTTTTTTGATCCGGGCCAGGCCATGCCGCTGTTCGATGGAGAAGACCTGCAGAACTTTGTGCGTCAGGCCAGCTGGGTCACGGTCAATGACTATGAAGCAGAGCTGGTGAAAGAGCGCACCGGGTGGAGCGACGCGGAGATCGCTGAGCAGGTCGAGGCCTATATCGTGACGAAGGGTGCTGAGGGTTCCGACATTCACGTCGACGGCAAGACCCTTCATATCCCGGCGGCGAAGCCGTCCAACATCGCCAACCCGACTGGCTGCGGCGACGCCTACCGCGCGGGCCTACTGTACGGGCTTGAGCGAGGACTCGACTGGGAGAGCACGGGGCGCATTGCTTCCCTGATGGGCGCCATCAAGATCGAGAACGAGAGCCCGCAGGGCCATCACTTCA